From Aegilops tauschii subsp. strangulata cultivar AL8/78 chromosome 5, Aet v6.0, whole genome shotgun sequence:
ccgaactatcttcggtacatcaaaacacataaactcataatactgatcgtcaccgaacgttaagcgtgcggaccctacgggttcgagaactgtgtagacatgaccgagactcatctccggtcaataaccaagagcagaacctggattctcacattggttcctacatattctacgaagatctttatccgtcaaaccgcataacaacatacgttgttccctttatcatcggtatgttacttgcccaagatttgatcgtcggtatctcaatacctagttcaatctcattaccggcaagtctctttactcgttccgtaatgcatcatcccgcaactaactcattagtcacattgcttgcaaggcttatagtgatgtgcattgccgagagggcccagagatacctctctgacaaccggagtgacaaatcctaatctcgatctatgccaacttaacaagtaccatcggagacacctgtagagcacctttataatcacctagttacgttgtgacgtttggtagcacactaagtgttcctccagtattcgggagttgcataatctcgtagtcataggaacatgtataagtcatgaagaaagcaatagcaacatattaaacgatcaagtgctaagctaacggaatgggtcaattcaatcacatcattctctaatgatgtgatcacattaatcaaatgacaactcatgtctatggctaggaaacttaaccatctttgattcaacgagctagtcaagtagaggcatactagtgacactctgtttgtctatgtattcacacatgtactaagtttccggttaatacaattctagcatgaataataaacatttatcatgatataaggaaatataaataacaactttattattgcctctagggcatatttccttcagcttcACGGTTTgattctctcccatcaaagaattcaccttgcaagccaatacacacaataccccaaacggcggggttatgtccaagaatatgcattttcatcttgtgcttccaactagcaaaattagtaccatcaaagtaaggacctctacggtgataATTTCcatcgctagacgccatactctcctaggttgtgaaaccaaggctatgatcacccaAAGCTATggatcaaggcaaatggagaccaaagctctgataccacttgtaggatcgaaagtatgtctagagggggggttattagactacttgaccaaataaaaatctagccttttccaaattttaagtcttggcagattttaacaacttagcacaagttaagcaatcaacctacacatgcaagtctaagagtatagcagcggaatgtaaaacattgcacatgaaggtaaagggaggagtttggagggagcaaacgcaatgtagacacagagatttttggcgtggttccgataggtggtgctatcgtacatccacgttgatggagacatCAACCCACGAAGgttaacggttgcgcgagtccacggagggctccacccacgaagggtccacaaagaagcaaccttgtctatcccaccatggccatcgcccatgaaggacttgcctcactagggtagatcttcatgaagtaggcgatctccttgcccgtacaaactccttggttcaactccacaatcttgacggaggctcccaagtgacacctaaccaatctaggagacaccactctccaaaaggtaatagatggtgtgtggatgatgaactcctttctcttgtgcttcaaatgatagtctccccaacactcaactctctctcaaagatttggatttggtggaaagatgatttgagtggaaagcaacttggagaaggctagagatcaagatttatgtggttggaatgtaatatcttgacctcaacacatgagtaggtggttctctctcagtaaatgtatgctggaagtgaaggcatgttctgatgtctctcctcacgaatgaagagtgggtggaggggtatatatagcctccacacaaaatctaaccgttacacacaattcaccaaactcggtgggaccgaatcagaaaactcggtcagaccgattcagttcgaaatgtgaacgttaggcttttcggtgggaccgacatgtcaactcagtgggaccaatttgattagggttagggcataacgtaatcttggtcagaacgattacacaaactcggtgggaccgattttggtaatatgctaaccagagagttggtcaggcaaactcggtgggaccgattcgctcatctcggtaagaccgaaacgttacaaagggggaacaaagagtttgcattgcgaactcggtggggccgatcgctcatctcggttggaccgaaacgttatgaagggaaacagagagtttgcaatctcATCTtcgtgagaccgagatccctatcggtgagactgaagtgactagggtttgtggcagtggctatgtcaagtgaactcggtggcgccggatagattgtttcggtggggccgagtttaacttttggtttgggacatatgtggatatgagaaagtggttgagggtttttggagcatatcactaagcattttgagcaagtaagccattaagcaacacctcatccccttttaatagtattggcttttcctatggactctatgtgatcttggatcactaaatgtaaaatgtagagtcttgagcttgagccaatatgtgtccttagcattttgagaggtccacattcctaatccatgccatgccaatcattgagctttcctgaaatatttatcttgaaatagcattagctcagtgagctatatgttgttaggaattaccaaaaccaccgagggatagttgcactttcatcCCCTGTTCAAAAATGCTAGGCATGTGGATCCTTTTTTTTGAGATGGAACACTCCCGGTTCCATAAATCACATCGACTCAGCTACCCTGCTGGCCATCCGGACGTTTACATCGTCAGGCAGGTCCTCGGACCAAATCTGCCACCTCGCATCACAGCGTGCACCAAAGGCAGCTATAGAGTGTGCTAACTTATTACACGCCCTTGgggcaaaagaaaaagaaacgcTAGTGAAGTTTAACGGGCAAACCCCTGGATGTCCCTGAAGATTACTCCTTCAATTGCTCGGTCGGACGCCTTTCCCTGAATTGCATTAATGAGAACCTGGCAGTCAGATTCCACATCCACATTTGTCATGCCCCAGTCACTTGCTGCTTGAAGGCCTGCAGCACATGCTTCCGCCTCAGCACGATTCGTTGTTGCAACATTAGGCAACCGACCTGCACCTGATCCTCGATCATCTCCATTGCTATCTCGTATCACGAATCCCCAGCCGCCCGTGCGTGCAGCCGCATCAAAAGCCCCATCACAGTTCAGTTTCATCCGATCGCCCAAAGGCTTCTGCCATACCATCTCCTATTTTGCCGTCCTCATTGTCCGAGTGTTCCCACACATATTCAGAGGGTCCATTGCAAGGTGACTAATTTTTGAAGATAGGTGTTGCACTGACCCGACCTTCTCTCCGGCATTGAGTTTATTACGCCATGTCCACCATCTCCAAAGCAGACAGGTAATCAGGATCCTTTGATACTCCGGCAGTCGAAGCACTACTTGCATGAGCTCGTGAGCATCCTTGCAAATGCACATATGCTGTCAGAGCCTCTCCAACTGCAgcgctgtaacaccccggatgtaactttccatatttgtaactccgactcttgccatttttggctatgtgttatgatattcccttcgtggtcgggttttgtttttcgttttgcattttgttcatgtcatgcatctcatatcatgtcatcatgtgcattgcatttgcatacgtgttcgtcttttgcatccgagcattttccccgttgtccgttttgcaatccggcactcccatctcctccggcgcaccccttttcgtttcttttcatgaacgggtgttaaacgttctcggaatggaccgaggcttatCAAGTGCCCTTGGTATACCACCAGTaggccaccggtcaagtttcgttccatttggaggtcgtttggtactccaacggttaaccgggcaaccgcaaggtccttctgtgtgttgcagcaaaacccctctctaaacagcccaaaacccctctaagtcatctccatgctctaggtcgttcgatcacgatcgtgtgggcgaaaaccgcacctcatttggagcctcctagctccctctacctatatatatgcatccctcCCGAAATACATTCGCAGTCAAAACCCTAGCCATCtccctctccgcggccggacgcgtccgccgccgccggacgaaccagcgccgccgcgcccggccaacCGCGCAGCGCCACGTGGCGCTTCCCCGCCGGCTCCCgcgccgcggcccgccaggcccgccgcgggccccCGCGGGCCCAGTTCTCGCGCCGCCCCGAGCGCCGCCCGCTCCTCCGCCGCCCCGTCCGCGTCGCccggccgccgctcgccgccacCTCGCCGACCACCAACGCCGTCGTCCGTCGCCTCGTCCagcgccggccggccccgccgccgccgacggccGGCTCCGCCCGTGCCGCCTCCACCGGATCCGGGGAGCTCCGGCCTCCCCGTCCCTCCTCGCAGGCGCCCCGTCCCCTCCCTCCGGCGGCCTCCTCCCGCAGCTTCGGCGAGAGCAGCTCCGGCCCCGCCTCGGGAATCCGCGCCAGATCTGGATCCAGTGAACCCTAGGGTTGACTTTCTCTCCTCCCCCGATTTCTTCGTCTTTTATTTCTTACAGTACAtgcccatgttcatcgcatcataactctctgcatatagctccgtttcacgcgtgtaatatatcgaaatgttcgtctcgtgatgctctaccttttgttccattgcaccatgttcatttgagtccatcttgatgtccaaatctctggtgcaagagtgctagttgctgttatctgctgttacttatcagaacatgaggatttgttattttttttgcctttattctgtgcatcttatgggcatgatctctacatgtgttttgttgtatgccatgccatctttacagaggtgtttgatatgtatttttgtgatctctgtggtgactagcacaagcatgcaaactaggctccgtaatgtttctgatttcagggactctGTAAATTTACAAAGTCTGTggctgctgttattttgttgctatgtatccatgtggttacagagagatccatgcttattttggtgatgttcagtaaggatgatttgtatatattgttgtagttgacccattcatgcctttgtttgcatttatggagtgccatagcatgactcaaccttgctctacgtttgctataaaatatttctggcagattgttaacatgatattcaattttgccaagcttgttgtagttgtttcatacatgctatgtacttccTCTTGCCATTGATAGCTTCATAAActttccatcttgctgtaggtatgctggttttgtcatgaattgctttctgatgagtgcatcaagctcacaaagatgccctcataatgtctgtttctgccatgctctgttttctgccaagtctgaaacctgttaacgaaaattgctatgtttacatggttaccatcatatcttctggtcctttttggcttatggtcagtaagggacttttgtcatgtgcatttagtagaatacttccatgccttgttttgtcatgttaagttcctgtagcatgttgttttcatgctctgaacattgctacctgatgctgtttcagtcatgtccagtaatttcaccaagtctgtgaacctgttatcttttgcacttttgccatgcttgtttgaacctgctgtggtgtgatatagccgtagctcagtgttcatcttttgtcaagcatctcctgtagattactttcatgtgctttgttgctatgttggagtgctgtagcattgttacttgttgcattttaagtgctatcatgctgttaatcgcagattcgtgtcattcttgttttgcttgccatttgcaaaccgtgcatccgtttccggtgatctttatatcgatttcaaccgaaatcatctcatctttccagtggcatgcttggtttgccaagttactgccttgttcatcatttttccttcggagcacgcatatgcatcgcatatcatatcatgcatgttttgcatcatgttgcttgtgcatttcccgtgattgattgtggttccgttgcttgtgttcttgttttgggtagagccgggagacgagttcgtgaacgagaaACCTGtcgagtatgcttacgaggatcaagctttcgacaactctgagaaccttgcaggcaagatgaccataccctcgaaatcacttctatctttgctttgctagttgttcgttctttgccatgctgcgctacctagcacttgctatatcatgcctcccatattgccatgtcagcctctaaccattcttttcctagcaaaccgttgtttggctaagttactgcttttgctcagcccttcttatagcgttgctagttgcaggtgaagttgaagtttgttccatgttggaacatggatatgttgggatatcacaatatctcttatttaattaatgcatctatatatattttggtaaagggtggaaggctcggccttatgcctggtgttttgttccagt
This genomic window contains:
- the LOC141023090 gene encoding uncharacterized protein, whose protein sequence is MVWQKPLGDRMKLNCDGAFDAAARTGGWGFVIRDSNGDDRGSGAGRLPNVATTNRAEAEACAAGLQAASDWGMTNVDVESDCQVLINAIQGKASDRAIEGVIFRDIQGFAR